One region of Wyeomyia smithii strain HCP4-BCI-WySm-NY-G18 chromosome 3, ASM2978416v1, whole genome shotgun sequence genomic DNA includes:
- the LOC129732734 gene encoding uncharacterized protein LOC129732734: protein MTSNLPAKTIPVDDWNIPNDIFLADPSFNRSGGIDMILGSQYFFECFPSAARIQLQQTLPVLVDSVFGWIVAGEAHLIPSSIDSVNCKTVTVSLNSLEESMERFWRIEELSAGSLLSAEEKFCEDYFRSTVTRTKNGRYVVRYPKRPDFNDMIGESRLTALRRFSLLERRFCNDPQLKGNYDKFMEEYLSLGHMRLVREIGTEIQEYYLPHHPVIKAASTTTKTRVVFDGSCKTSSGYALNDALCVGPVIQDDLLTLVIRFRKYPVALIADIEKMYRQVLINPDDMPLQRIVWRSSTSEPILTYELATVTYGLGPSYFLATRTLQQLAEDEGQSYPLGEAALRKSFYVDDFIGRANSISEATRLRDELTELLGKGGFPIRKWTSNRLELLEGLSADQVGTQSAHKFDPEEAVKTLGILWEPAVDQFRFDCHVNQDFTRMTKRSILSAISELFDPLGLVAPIVIRGKMLMQELWLTACSWYDIVPDALKIKWEKLYHQLPRLSEFRIDRYAFQLDSEVQLHTFADASEAAYGACTYVRSTDSTSKIKNSKTRVAPLKRLSLPKLELAAAVVAARLYLRTVDALDFKTSSSFFWSDSTVTLQWLKSPPNNWKTFVANRVSEIQTTTHGGKWNHITGKHNPADLLSRGMHVDDFLQSNL from the coding sequence ATGACTTCAAACCTTCCTGCAAAAACCATTCCAGTGGACGATTGGAACATTCCCAATGATATTTTTCTAGCAGATCCCAGCTTTAACCGCTCTGGCGGAATTGATATGATTTTGGGCTCGCAATATTTCTTTGAGTGCTTCCCTTCTGCAGCTCGTATACAATTACAGCAAACTCTCCCGGTTCTAGTCGATAGTGTATTTGGGTGGATAGTAGCTGGTGAAGCTCATCTTATTCCATCGAGCATCGATTCCGTTAACTGCAAAACGGTGACCGTCTCTTTGAACTCTCTAGAGGAGAGTATGGAACGCTTCTGGCGAATTGAAGAACTATCCGCTGGGTCCTTACTGTCAGCCGAAGAAAAATTTTGTGAAGACTATTTTCGATCCACCGTAACTCGAACCAAAAATGGGAGGTATGTTGTACGTTATCCTAAACGCCCAGACTTTAACGATATGATTGGTGAATCTAGACTTACGGCACTACGCCGGTTCTCGCTACTCGAACGTAGATTTTGCAACGACCCGCAGCTGAAAGGGAATTATGATAAATTCATGGAGGAATATCTCTCCCTGGGCCACATGCGCCTTGTTCGAGAAATTGGTACAGAAATCCAAGAGTACTACCTCCCCCACCACCCTGTAATCAAAGCAGCAAGTACCACTACGAAGACCCGCGTTGTATTTGACGGATCTTGCAAAACGTCATCAGGATATGCATTGAATGATGCTCTTTGTGTAGGACCAGTTATACAGGATGACTTGTTGACTTTGGTTATCCGTTTTCGAAAGTATCCGGTCGCTTTAATCGCAGATATCGAGAAAATGTACCGTCAGGTACTCATTAACCCTGATGATATGCCTCTCCAACGAATTGTTTGGCGCTCTAGCACTTCCGAACCGATTTTGACGTACGAACTTGCAACGGTCACTTATGGCTTAGGTCCATCTTACTTTCTGGCAACTCGAACGCTCCAGCAGCTTGCGGAAGACGAAGGACAATCTTACCCTCTCGGCGAGGCAGCGCTGCGGAAATCGTTCTACGTTGATGATTTTATTGGTCGCGCAAATTCTATCTCTGAAGCAACGAGACTGCGCGATGAACTAACTGAACTGTTGGGGAAAGGAGGATTTCCAATTCGAAAGTGGACATCGAACAGATTAGAACTACTAGAGGGATTAAGCGCTGATCAAGTTGGAACCCAGTCTGCCCATAAATTTGATCCGGAAGAAGCTGTGAAAACGTTGGGAATTTTGTGGGAACCTGCAGTAGATCAATTCCGGTTCGATTGCCACGTGAACCAAGACTTTACCCGGATGACAAAACGATCCATCCTCTCTGCGATATCAGAGTTATTTGATCCGCTCGGGCTTGTAGCACCAATAGTTATTCGCGGAAAAATGCTGATGCAAGAGCTTTGGCTGACAGCATGTTCGTGGTACGATATTGTACCAGATGCACTAAAGATAAAATGGGAAAAACTTTATCACCAGCTGCCTCGATTGTCAGAATTTAGAATCGATAGATACGCGTTCCAGCTGGATTCCGAGGTACAACTTCACACCTTTGCTGATGCGTCCGAAGCTGCATATGGGGCATGCACTTACGTACGTTCTACAGATTCGAccagtaaaataaaaaactcaaaaactcGTGTTGCGCCTCTAAAACGCCTCTCGCTGCCTAAATTGGAATTGGCAGCAGCTGTCGTTGCTGCTCGTCTGTACCTTCGAACCGTAGATGCCCTAGACTTTAAGACGTCTAGTTCTTTCTTTTGGTCCGACTCCACCGTAACCCTTCAATGGCTTAAATCACCTCCAAATAACTGGAAAACGTTTGTCGCAAATAGAGTGTCGGAAATCCAGACGACGACTCATGGGGGAAAATGGAACCACATAACTGGGAAACACAATCCTGCCGATCTTCTCTCCCGCGGAATGCACGTAGATGACTTTTTGCAGAGTAACCTCTAA